GCATACGTAGAGGGCAATGTTTCTTGTGCTTGTTGCAATTAGTATATCTTGTTCTTGTCACAAGCAGACTATCACGCGATCTTAGAACAGCCATGAACACTACTTGAAATCTATTCATTCACGATCATTTTAGAATGAGAATGTTGCAGTGTGCATCTAAGGCGATCATTATGTATGACAAATGATATAAAGCTTTGAGTTTGAAATGCATTTTATGATTTTTACTGCATTTGTTCATTCTATTTTACTTTTCTTAGGAAACTGAGGAGATGGTCACAGATGTTCTTGGGGTGGAAGTTTTTCGGAACACTATTGCTACTAATGTTCTTGTTGGCAGCTTTTGTGCCTTGTCCAACAGAGGTGGCTTGGTAAGAACTTGTCTCTGGTTGTTTTGAGGCATTTTTTGGTGAAAGATTAATTAATTATATTGTCATTCATGTTTTTTTTTTGATAATTCTTATCTTTACATACTTGCCGCAGGTTCATCCACACACATCTGTTGAAGACTTGGATGAACTTTCAACACTTCTTCAGGTTCCTCTGGTTGCTGGGACAGTCAACCGTGGTAGTGAAGTCATAGCTGCTGGCATGATAGTGAATGATTGGACAGCATTCTGTGGATCTGATACAACTGCCACAGAAGTCTCAGTGATTGAAAGTGTGTTCAAGTTGAGGGAAGCTCAACCTAGTGCCATTGTGGATGAAATGAGGAAATCATTGATTGACAGCTATGTCTGAGCTAAATCTCTTTGATACTTGATACGAAACTGAAGAAGCTTTGTTTAAAGTCTTAAGTAGAAAAGATCTAATTTCTCCAAGATGTATAATTCTTGCATTGTTTATGTTAGGACTTTGTTGAATTTGAGTAATTTTGTTGTTGGTTATGTTGGGAAGAGCTGAACCAGTATTGGCTGGGTTATGTTAAGAGAATGCCATCTGTGTAAGAAGACTCCCATATGTTTACTCATATATGTTTCTGTTACATGTGTTTTCTAATGTTGCTCCCAAGCTGCTCTACTACTCTCACTTTACTCATACTGCCTGAAAAGTTGAAATGCCCATAAGAATTCATATAAATACATAAATTGCATTGTCAAAACATAAACTCAGTGTGTTGAATTGATGTTCATGAACTTCCTCCTGAGCTCAAAAAATCAGATGAGGTTCCAGACTTCCATTTTACTAGAAACATTGTTTCAATTTGAGTTCATGACATGCTAGGATCTGACCGGAAAAATAAGCCGTGGACTCCGTACCTATTAACCTGTAGCAACTCCTCACCACCTAATCAAATTCATGAGTAAAGAAAATTAATTATAATTATAATTTGATACGCGTTATGCTGACTACTTATTTGAACGATTTTTTAATTTACGTGTCATCTTTATGTACGAGTCATATGTTAATCTATCTAAATGTAATGTGCATTGAAACCTTTTACATCTCGGTCGAAATCTAATACGGTAATACATTTCAGTCAAAATCTAATATGGTAAACTTTTTGCCGTGGGAATCCTTACTGTGAAACAAGTCCTTGATCCAAAAAAAATTGATTACTTTTTTTTTTTTTTTTTCTTAACGTGAGGTAAAGAACACCATAGGGACATAATATTTTTTAAAAAGTTGTTTTTGGTCTTGTTTTTTTAAAATACCTTTTTTTCATGTTGACCCAACAAATAACTTAAAATTGACTAAACCCCACTTTATAAAGGAAAAACGTAAAAAGAAGAAAATCGAAGTCCAAATTTAACACGAAGATTCTCTGAACTTCTCAGTTCCAATCACTGCCACCATTTTCAAGCAGTTCCGGTGAGCCCTCACTCTTTGGTTCAGCCTTGATCTTAATCTATCTGGTTCTCCTCAAAGCTGCAACCTTTATCATCGTATTCATTCGTTTTGATCGCTGATACAGAACCCAGTTAGATCTCTCTCTAACTGTCAACATTGTTCTGCATTTGTATCATCAAATTCATGATCACCACTGTTTTTCTGCTCTAAATTCTGATCTGGGTAATGCTAGTTTCAATTCAACTCGATCCCCATAAGCTGGATTCATACTATAATGAGCAATAATCCTTATGGGTCTGGAAATCCTAAGTCCTTTGTTGCATACCCAAGTGGTGAGTTTGATTTAGAATCCGGAACCATTAGAAAAACCCGAAAGCATAGAAAATCAAAACCCAATCCCATCAAAATGATTAGGTCTGTTGGGAACCGCTTGAAGTACTATTGCAAGCTGCACCCTTGCTTAGTTTTCATGATCACTTTGTTAGTTGGGGTCACAATTCTTGTACTTTTGCCTCTGTATGAGAACCGGTTTCAAATGAGCAGCTATAAAAAATATGGCATGGATTTCGATAGCTATCCTCTGCCGATTCTCAAGAATCTTGTCATGGTTGCCGGGCATTCAGTTTATACTAGTAGTAGCTGTGGGAAAGTTGATAAAGAGGATTCTTGGTTTTTGGAGTCTTATCAGAAGAATCCTGGGCAAGCTTCTACTTTTTTGGCACATATACAAGAGGGAATTGAAACGGCCTCCAAAGACAATGCAGCTCTGCTTTTATTCAGTGGTGGAGAAACTCGGAGAGATGCCGGTCCTCGGAGTGAGGCACAGAGTTATTGGGCTGTTGCTGAATCAAAAGGATGGTTTGGTGAGCTCCTTTCCATGTCTTTTGCATTAAATATTTTTTTGGAATTCTCTGTTTCAAATATGATTTATAATAAACTCGGAACTAGTTTGATTGATGATGGTATGTCAAATGATTACAAGATGCTGTTTTCAAATATGTGTCATTGTTTATAATCTATTTGTCACATGCCTTTTTTCATTGAATTACACTGGTTGCCAATACCATCTTATGTTGGTTTTGGGTGGCCAGAAGTTACCTAAATTGAGTTTAGCCAAATCATATAAGTTTCATCATGCTATTAAGTTTGAGATATGATGTTAATTAATACTAACTAATTCAAGTCATTACGTTTCATCATGCTTCTGGGGTAAAGCATGGCTTTATTTCTGAACTTGTATTAATATTTGATTTCCGAATTGTAGGCTAGACAGAAAAATAAACTTCCCTAGGAGAAGATGTTTTGGAAGAAGTAACTATTTTTAGTTATATCTGCGACGCTGCTGGAATAAGTTTTATTAAAAAAGTACAAGGCTAGTAAGGATACTTTGTTCATTACAGCAACATTTTATTCTCACTTAAGGCTAAGATATCTGAATAAGCATGGTGATTTCTGATGAGGAGTCATTTTGACTATAAAAATTGCTTCCGCATAAAAACCTTTGCAGACATTTGTGTTTCTGTTTAGCGTGATCTAATAATAACTTGTATAAACTTACTGCTCATGGAATTTCTATTTGTCCACAAGGTTGCTCAGAAACAAGAAAAACCACATTAAACAAGTTGCAAAATGATGGCTTCTCACTGAAGCCCTTATTAGCAACTTTTGTAAGGGAAAAAGAAGTGATGTAGTGTAAGTCATATCTTTGCAATTTACTAGACTATTCTCTATGGAAATGATCTTTGCAATTTACTAGACTATTCTCTAAGGAAATGATCTTCAATTGGTGAACAGTTCATATTAAATTTATCCGAGTCTTTGATTCCATTTATCCTACTCTCTTTGCCTTTTGGATGAGAGATGAGTCCATACGGTTGTATCGATTATGCTTGTATCTGTCAAACCTTTTGGATAGTCTTAAATTACAGAATCAGAATTACAATGGAGTAATGGACTGTCTTAGATGGAAATTGTAGAAGGGACCACAATAAAAGAAGCAGGAGTTACACACTTATACTGAATATATACAGAAGACTTTTTTTGCTCCACGAAGTCTTATTGTTTTGCAACTGTAGTCAGCAACACTACACTGGGTTATCACCTATTACCTTCACTTCTGTCATCTCTCTAAATTTTAGTTGATTTCCACAGTCCAGTCATTAACACCAATAGTACATGTACCTTCTCCAAAAATCATTTTAAATCCATATCCATGTCTGCAACATAGATTACCACTCATGTCACTACAACTGACTGAATAACTGTTCATTTAGTAGTGTGACAAATCTCTGTAACTATGTCTTCAGTGAATGTTTATAGTAAACAAAATTATTTTATTTACAGAAGTGCACAACTTTGCATGGTACATTACCGTCAATGATCTTATGGCAACAAGGTGATTTGTTACTTCTTGAAGTTACTGATGCAAGGCCTGTGGTTTTGGTTGTCAGTGGCATAAAACTTGTATGCATTGGTAGATACATTACCTGTTGTTCGCAAATCATGGGGAACAGGGGTGCAAAGTAAATCAGTCCTTCCCATATTGTCTCTGTTTTTGTACTATTGCTTCTTCTAGATTAGCTCGTCACCTGTTCCCCCAAAATCTTACTACTCAGCAGTCTGGTCTGGTATTGATTGTGATGTTTTCTAATCTTTACCATTTGTTTTCTCTCTCCAGTTGCAAGTTCTTAATTTAAAATGCGAGGAAGAAGAACATACTATGATAATTATACCCTCATTTGTATGCAATTAGGCATGAATATGTGGCTCTGAACCATCTAATACTGATTCTTTAGCTCATATTAATCTTATAACTTGATGGTTTTTTTAGGCAAAGAAGATGTGAGACAGAGGGCACTCACAGAAGAGCATGCAAGGGACAGCTTTGAGAATCTTCTCTTCAGTGTGTGCCGGTTTCGAGAGCTTACTGGCATGTATCCTCAAAATATAACTGTAAGTCAATGTTAGTGGACCTTTGGTTATGCTTATCTAGAGCTGTGCATAAGTATGTAGGCTGGACTAGATTTGCAATTAGGATGTGCTGCAGAGTTCACAACCTCAGTATATGCATTATCTGATACATAATACATAAAACATCTGTTGCTCATTTCTTAGTGTCATAGTTGTATGCGCGTAATACAAAAGTATTGTCTTACTGCTCCAACAGAAGCCATAAGAAGTATCAACCTAGTAAATGTCATAATAAATGCCTTGATATATTGGCCCCCCTTTGCTCATTGTCTTTTTTGTTTCCCTTTGCAACTATTAAATTCTTCAGAAATTACTTATAACATTTAACCAAGGATCCTCTTGCATTTTGAATATTGCACCATGATAGAAATTTTGTCCATAATTGTTCGATAGCATGTTTATTAGTTTGTCTCCTCACACATGAGAACTCATTCTGCCACAGCACATTTTGGTTTTTGCTTGTTTTTAGTTTCCTTTCAATTATAATTTTTATTGGCTTACTAATATGTGAAAGCTTACGCAAGTTCAGGTTGTACCCAACAATAGTTCTGATTTTGCATGGTTTGCGATCCAGGTTGTAAGTTATGATTTCAAGGAGGAGAGATTTGCGCATTTACATCGGTCTGCAATTGGCTTTCCTGAGTCGAGGTTCTTCTATGCTGGTACCCCAGCAATATCTACTGCAAAAGAAGCAGCTCGAAAAGGAGAGGCAGTGGTGCGGGCTCAGTTCCAAGAGGATCCATACGGGTGCCAAGGTTCACTTCGCCATAAGAAATTAGGGCGTGATCCATTTCACAGGTCTATTCCTTATCCTAATGGATGTCCTGAAATTGAAGGTCTATTCAGATATTGTGGGACTGCTCCTTATCCCGGGTCTCTGCCTTGGTCTCATAACTTAAATTGATGAACAATATCCTACTTCCCTTGATTTATAAAATAGGATCAATCCAATTAAACAGTCAGAAAAGGACTTTTGAATCTTGCAGTAGTATAGATTTATTTCCCCTTCTAATCAGTCTTGTTCAAAAATAAATATGGTTATATATATAGAAGAGTGAACAATTGTTCAATTCTGTTTATTGGTGCATCCAATTCACTTGTTTTGGTTTTTACATTATCAAATGTTTGTCAGACCATTTTTCATACAGAAAAAAGCAAACTATATAGTGGATTGCATGACAGCACCTTATATCAGCTAAGAATGTAAGTCTCAAATTCCTGAAAAGGAGCAGATGCCGAAATCCCCATCAGGTTAACTACACATTGTATGCCAATTTTGCACTTGTGGCTTTGTCCAATATTATTCAATTCTTACAGTCCAATTGTAATAGCTATAAGTACATTGATGAAATACATTAATCTTGAAAGTAAAAGACTAGCTCTGTGAGCTTGTGGATCAATTATTTGGTTGTAGACGATAGACCATGAAGCTACCCTACTATTATATGGCAAACTTAACAATATTGCCGAATTCCCCTGTTATAAGCTACCCTGTGTTCCTCAAGTATGGGCAAGTTGGTGCCACCTCTTCATGGGAACTGTCCAAGCTTGCACCCTTTAGAAGGCCTCCCAGAAGTTCACCACGGTCGAAAAAGAACTCGACACTCACTACTTTTTCAGATTCATTCAACTGTTTGAAATCTCAGGGATCAATTACATGACAATTGATGAAGTAGCTAGAGGAAGAAGACTGCTACGATAGGTTAAGGAAGAACTCAAGGACATTTACCTTAAACACTGCCATCCCAAAGAGTTCAACTAATTCTCCAGTAGGGGCATGACCTTTGAAGGGACCTTCCATGTAACCCCAGTGCCTGAACTTGTACACAATTTCTGGAGGACCGGAATACACATGGAGAATCTCGAGAGCAAAACCGCGTGGGAAGGCAGTTGTGAAAGCTCGATGAGATGAATCCACGGTTTCTTCAGCAGGGTTGTAGCACCGGAACTCAGTTGGCAAAGAGGTCTGCAGCAAAGAGTTGTAGCCTCCTCCAAGCTTTCGCTTCTCTGCCAAACTTATACCTTTTCTTCCTGCAAAATGATGAGAATTACAATTTATTCATCATGACCTAGTTAGATATAGATTTCCAGCCCCACAATGTTGTTGCTCAATAGACAAAAAAAAAAAATACCATTTAAGCTGAATGTGTAGTTACTGGAATCAAGCGATTTATAGTCTGCGTCGCTTGTCTTATGAAACAACTCCATTTCCCATGTCTTTACAAGGTTCTGCACTCGTTCTTCTAGTGATCCAGGAGGCCATATCTTCCATCAAATTACAGAAAATGTTATATAAGTGTTTATGTATGTGAATATGTCCAACACCCTAACTGTTAGACAGAGACATAAAGAGAGCTGCAAAACCTTGGTTCTGCCTTCATGAAAGAGATTGTTGACAACTTCATAGTTTGGTGGGGAACCATACCTCCACTTGGTGTTCTTCTCTTCTTCTCCATGCAAGTAGTAACGATAATCGTCTCCTTTATCAATTCCTGAAGATGCCATCGATCTCAGTCTCAGAAAATTTTGAGAATTCTACGTATGACTAGCTAGAAATAGCAGATAGAGAAATCACCATATATATAGGGTTATAAATTCTTAAACATATATCACACACACATATGTACAGTTACACTAACGTTTGATTTTTCAACAACTGCTAGTGTCCACTGATTTGGAATATGAGTAGGACCAGTGTAACAAAATTTGAAGCGTGAAAGTTCCCAGTACCTCCCTCGAATGTTTAAGCATGGTTCTAGTTGATTATATTGGAATCATGACAAATATCACAAAATTAACAACAACTTTTGACTAAATTTTTTTTTTCTCACTACAAGATCACTATGAGTACCTCACTAGCTGAAGGTTAGTAATAAATTAATCAATTATTCATAATCTTCCACCATTAGAAAGAGAGTGCATGTAGAGTAACGAAAAAGAATCTGTCATCCTTGAGGTCCATAATGATAATGACTCATGAGTACCTGTAGCTGAAGATAATTAAAAAACCAATTCT
The window above is part of the Fragaria vesca subsp. vesca linkage group LG2, FraVesHawaii_1.0, whole genome shotgun sequence genome. Proteins encoded here:
- the LOC101306580 gene encoding eukaryotic translation initiation factor 6-2-like isoform 1; its protein translation is MATRLQFENSCEVGVFSKLTNAYCLVAIGGSESFYSTFEAELADVIPVVKTSIGGTRIIGRLCAGNKNGLLLPHTTTDQELQHLRNSLPDQVVVQRIEERLSALGNCITCNDHVALTHPDLDRETEEMVTDVLGVEVFRNTIATNVLVGSFCALSNRGGLVHPHTSVEDLDELSTLLQVPLVAGTVNRGSEVIAAGMIVNDWTAFCGSDTTATEVSVIESVFKLREAQPSAIVDEMRKSLIDSYV
- the LOC101307071 gene encoding uncharacterized protein C57A10.07-like, with the translated sequence MSNNPYGSGNPKSFVAYPSGEFDLESGTIRKTRKHRKSKPNPIKMIRSVGNRLKYYCKLHPCLVFMITLLVGVTILVLLPLYENRFQMSSYKKYGMDFDSYPLPILKNLVMVAGHSVYTSSSCGKVDKEDSWFLESYQKNPGQASTFLAHIQEGIETASKDNAALLLFSGGETRRDAGPRSEAQSYWAVAESKGWFGKEDVRQRALTEEHARDSFENLLFSVCRFRELTGMYPQNITVVSYDFKEERFAHLHRSAIGFPESRFFYAGTPAISTAKEAARKGEAVVRAQFQEDPYGCQGSLRHKKLGRDPFHRSIPYPNGCPEIEGLFRYCGTAPYPGSLPWSHNLN
- the LOC101307357 gene encoding pathogen-related protein-like, which produces MASSGIDKGDDYRYYLHGEEEKNTKWRYGSPPNYEVVNNLFHEGRTKIWPPGSLEERVQNLVKTWEMELFHKTSDADYKSLDSSNYTFSLNGRKGISLAEKRKLGGGYNSLLQTSLPTEFRCYNPAEETVDSSHRAFTTAFPRGFALEILHVYSGPPEIVYKFRHWGYMEGPFKGHAPTGELVELFGMAVFKLNESEKVVSVEFFFDRGELLGGLLKGASLDSSHEEVAPTCPYLRNTG